Proteins found in one Mucilaginibacter gracilis genomic segment:
- a CDS encoding TonB-dependent receptor, which produces MKFLYIIILFLFSTPGIGQTIKGNITSTDGGPLSNISVKLEGTDFGTRTAENGDFTLRNVKPGTYTLVASGIGYSATKQNLIVINGKKNFLTLELDKATQQLSEVIIGSRRTRQRDKASSIAARLPLSNIENPQAINTVSNQVITEQAATDLNSIIKNIPGVVKAWSSVSAYYTSRGFNTRNYIRNGVSGYSTADPDIVNIEQLVAVKGPSGTLFGSTLASFGGVLNRITKKPFDTTHVEIAYQGGSYDLNRFTADINTPLNKDKTVLLRVNAAQHYEGSFQDAGFLRSTFIAPSLYYKASDRLSFSLDAEFFNREGTSLPQITPVGPIQPGSTKTWASNPSRLPLDYTRYYGNNSVTLKDPARSFYGQVNYKISDQWTSQTNLTRTGTENTGNYLTFTLLKGDSALVRNVSNYPASLITISQIQQNFIGDFKLGKLRNRLVVGLEFYQNSSAFASNSLAGSGGRKAFDTLFVTRSMPNYELIGPANIANKLNGLAATYSSSRVNTYAAYASDVINVTDRLSALLSLRVDRFNNKGTTNTTTNVTTGNYDQTAFAPKFGLVYQVVKDHVSLFGNYNNGFQNVAPATQPDGSVSAFKPQYANQLEGGLKAELAHDLLSATISYYNIKVENTLRPDVLRPAFTVQEGTQFSRGVEIDLFSRPVNGLLINTGFTYNDSKLTSANGTVNGLRPVNSGPDKTVNFYTSYNLPFTSMQGLGIGFGGNYYSRNLIVNNTTNGQFYLNSYALFNGAIFYNRPRYRFAVNADNLGDKKYYNGGFGTITPGMLRRYMATLTLKF; this is translated from the coding sequence ATGAAATTTCTATACATTATCATTCTATTTTTATTTTCTACTCCTGGCATTGGGCAAACTATTAAAGGTAATATCACTTCTACCGACGGGGGACCCCTAAGCAATATCAGCGTTAAACTGGAGGGAACCGATTTCGGTACACGTACCGCGGAAAACGGTGATTTTACGCTCCGGAATGTAAAACCGGGCACCTACACCTTAGTGGCTTCCGGCATCGGTTATTCAGCCACTAAACAAAACCTGATCGTCATTAACGGTAAAAAAAATTTCCTTACACTCGAACTCGATAAAGCTACACAGCAGTTATCTGAAGTAATAATTGGCAGCCGCAGGACCCGCCAGCGGGATAAAGCGAGCAGCATTGCAGCGAGGCTGCCATTGAGCAATATCGAGAACCCTCAGGCGATTAATACCGTCTCTAACCAGGTCATTACTGAGCAGGCAGCTACCGACCTGAACAGTATCATTAAAAACATTCCCGGTGTGGTTAAAGCCTGGTCATCCGTTTCTGCTTATTACACCAGCCGCGGCTTTAATACCCGCAATTATATCCGAAATGGCGTATCTGGCTATTCAACCGCGGATCCGGATATCGTCAATATAGAACAACTGGTGGCTGTCAAGGGGCCATCCGGAACTTTGTTCGGCAGCACTTTGGCATCCTTCGGTGGTGTTCTTAACCGCATTACCAAAAAGCCTTTTGATACCACGCATGTGGAGATCGCTTATCAGGGAGGCAGCTATGATTTAAACCGTTTTACGGCAGATATCAATACACCGCTTAACAAAGACAAAACCGTTTTATTACGTGTTAACGCCGCACAGCACTACGAAGGTAGTTTCCAGGATGCCGGTTTCTTGCGTAGCACCTTCATTGCACCAAGCTTGTACTACAAAGCTAGTGATCGCCTCAGCTTCTCGCTTGATGCGGAGTTCTTCAACCGCGAAGGGACATCCTTACCCCAGATCACGCCGGTAGGCCCTATACAACCGGGATCAACCAAAACATGGGCGAGCAATCCATCCCGGTTACCATTGGACTATACGCGTTATTATGGCAACAACAGCGTAACGTTAAAAGACCCAGCCCGGAGCTTTTACGGCCAGGTGAACTACAAAATCTCCGACCAGTGGACATCTCAAACAAACCTGACCAGAACAGGCACGGAAAATACCGGCAACTATTTGACTTTTACATTGCTGAAAGGCGACAGTGCGCTTGTACGTAACGTATCCAATTACCCCGCTAGTCTAATTACAATCAGCCAGATCCAGCAAAACTTTATCGGCGATTTTAAGCTGGGTAAACTACGTAACCGCCTGGTTGTTGGTTTGGAGTTTTACCAGAACTCATCTGCTTTTGCGTCTAATTCACTTGCCGGCTCAGGTGGCCGCAAAGCGTTTGACACCTTGTTTGTTACCCGTTCTATGCCGAATTACGAACTGATCGGCCCGGCAAATATCGCTAACAAATTAAATGGGCTTGCAGCTACCTATTCTTCATCCAGAGTAAATACTTATGCAGCCTATGCTTCCGATGTAATTAACGTCACTGACCGTTTATCGGCGTTGTTAAGTTTAAGGGTTGATCGTTTTAATAACAAAGGCACAACCAATACAACCACCAACGTCACTACAGGCAATTATGACCAAACTGCTTTTGCGCCCAAATTTGGATTGGTTTACCAGGTCGTGAAAGACCACGTATCCCTGTTTGGTAACTATAACAACGGTTTTCAAAACGTAGCGCCTGCTACCCAGCCGGATGGTTCGGTATCTGCGTTTAAACCCCAATATGCCAACCAATTGGAAGGTGGCCTGAAAGCCGAATTGGCTCATGACCTGTTGAGCGCTACGATCAGCTATTACAATATCAAAGTTGAGAATACCCTAAGGCCTGATGTTTTACGACCGGCGTTTACCGTTCAGGAAGGCACACAGTTTAGCAGAGGGGTAGAAATTGATCTGTTTTCCCGCCCGGTCAATGGCCTGCTTATCAATACTGGATTTACTTATAATGACAGTAAGCTTACTTCTGCAAACGGAACGGTCAATGGCCTGCGCCCCGTAAATTCCGGCCCGGACAAAACGGTTAACTTTTACACCAGTTACAATCTTCCCTTCACATCGATGCAGGGTTTGGGCATCGGTTTCGGCGGCAATTATTATAGCCGTAACCTGATCGTTAACAATACGACTAACGGGCAATTCTACCTGAATAGTTATGCGTTATTCAACGGTGCTATATTTTACAACCGTCCGCGCTACCGCTTTGCTGTTAATGCAGATAACCTGGGCGACAAAAAATATTACAACGGTGGCTTTGGAACCATCACTCCCGGTATGCTGCGCAGATACATGGCTACCTTAACTCTTAAATTCTAA
- a CDS encoding TonB-dependent receptor has product MKTPLRFFNFLFILLIISVGQTAFGKITTGDGKITGKITDKSTGNPIAGVTITIPDLKIATSTDANGNYLLKRLPKGEYLIQVSAIGYASETKVVDLGNTYSVDFKLSTSNYELSDVVVTALGNTTTRKRATIPITVVTNKMIREGVANTAIDLVSSQPGVNATTEGSGTTKPQINGLGFDRVLTLMDGLPQEDFQWGDDHGILIDPYAVHSAEVIRGPASLQYGASAEAGVISFKSAPLPQNGTVVGSVLTEYHTNNGYLGTSLNIAGNHNGFVWGLQASGEAAHSYSNPKDGYVWGTAWNQVNGRLVLGVNRSWGYSRLTLSALHRRIELPDGNRDSTGRFMFDFPQNGKIYPTRSDFLSYNANIASDKSLGEYQAWWQNSVNVGKGKIGLDIGFARSVHHDIDTGTVGAGNLILGDIPFNLKYQIADDKSGLKLTTGVNGMYEFHHNGDAPPLPYVPDYEIPNYTNFEIGGYAIVEKNFKDLTLSGGLRFDHTNFTGDPMSLNIDGRIVPVGTSGSTVQFSSFNNKYNGLSGSIGASYQLPGNNYVKLNVSKSYRAPAINELTSNGLNIGSNLVQLGNRNLKAEQGYQVDLVYGYDGKDVSVEADGFYNHINNFIFANRTDSLSGGFPIYQYLSTNTAIITGVSGFLNIHPAATKWLEIDNGFTYIYSHIPNETDSTRHLPYIPAPHLNSEVKFRFNDGHNSIFKGTYVKFGLQHDWAQNNVYSAFYTELPSAQYTIFNAGVGTNLVNPKTGRTICSVYVNCTNLTNVAYADHLNLAQYFLAYNGTPATVTQQNQGIYNMGRNISFKLIFPFGSNSHKTTTEE; this is encoded by the coding sequence ATGAAAACTCCATTACGATTTTTTAATTTTCTTTTTATACTATTAATTATCTCTGTTGGCCAAACGGCTTTCGGAAAAATAACAACCGGCGATGGCAAAATCACCGGTAAAATCACTGATAAAAGTACCGGCAACCCGATAGCCGGTGTAACCATTACCATTCCCGATTTAAAAATTGCAACCAGCACAGACGCAAACGGCAACTATTTGCTGAAACGGCTGCCGAAGGGCGAATACCTGATCCAGGTAAGCGCTATCGGTTATGCCAGTGAAACCAAAGTGGTAGACCTGGGTAATACCTACTCGGTGGATTTTAAACTATCCACATCCAATTACGAACTTTCGGATGTGGTGGTAACAGCTTTGGGTAATACCACTACCCGCAAACGCGCCACGATCCCCATTACGGTAGTCACCAATAAAATGATCCGGGAAGGTGTGGCCAATACGGCTATTGACTTAGTTTCCTCACAACCGGGTGTTAACGCGACGACAGAAGGCTCAGGTACCACCAAGCCCCAGATCAACGGTTTGGGTTTTGACCGCGTATTGACCCTGATGGATGGTTTGCCGCAGGAGGATTTTCAATGGGGCGATGATCATGGCATATTGATCGATCCTTACGCGGTACACAGTGCCGAAGTGATCAGGGGGCCGGCTTCCCTGCAATATGGTGCCAGTGCAGAGGCCGGCGTGATCAGTTTCAAATCGGCCCCGCTGCCGCAAAACGGAACGGTTGTGGGCAGTGTGCTCACAGAATACCATACCAATAATGGGTACCTGGGAACTTCCTTAAACATCGCTGGCAACCATAATGGTTTCGTATGGGGGCTGCAGGCGAGCGGCGAAGCAGCGCACAGTTATTCTAATCCCAAAGATGGCTATGTATGGGGTACCGCCTGGAACCAGGTAAACGGGCGGTTGGTGCTTGGCGTTAACCGCTCATGGGGTTATTCGCGCCTTACCTTAAGCGCCCTGCACCGCAGGATAGAACTGCCCGATGGGAACCGCGACAGTACAGGCCGCTTTATGTTTGATTTTCCGCAGAACGGGAAGATCTATCCTACACGGTCTGATTTTTTGTCTTACAACGCCAACATTGCCAGCGATAAAAGTTTGGGCGAATACCAGGCCTGGTGGCAGAACAGTGTTAACGTGGGCAAAGGCAAAATTGGATTGGATATTGGCTTTGCGCGCAGCGTACACCATGATATTGATACAGGCACCGTTGGCGCAGGTAACTTAATATTGGGTGATATCCCTTTCAACCTGAAATACCAGATCGCAGATGATAAATCCGGCTTAAAGCTAACGACAGGTGTTAACGGCATGTATGAGTTCCATCATAACGGCGATGCCCCTCCATTGCCTTATGTACCTGATTATGAAATACCCAATTATACCAATTTTGAGATCGGCGGCTATGCCATCGTAGAAAAGAACTTTAAAGATCTGACGCTAAGTGGCGGCTTGCGCTTTGACCACACCAATTTTACAGGCGACCCTATGTCGTTGAACATTGACGGCCGGATAGTTCCTGTAGGGACCTCGGGTTCTACGGTGCAATTCAGCAGTTTTAATAATAAGTATAATGGCCTATCGGGCAGTATTGGCGCATCCTATCAACTGCCCGGCAATAACTATGTAAAACTGAATGTTTCGAAGAGTTACCGCGCCCCGGCGATCAATGAGCTGACCAGTAACGGGTTGAATATCGGCTCCAACCTGGTGCAACTGGGTAATCGCAATTTAAAAGCCGAACAGGGCTACCAGGTAGATCTGGTATATGGCTATGATGGTAAAGATGTAAGCGTGGAAGCGGACGGTTTTTATAACCATATTAACAATTTCATATTCGCCAACCGCACCGATTCACTCTCCGGCGGGTTCCCGATCTATCAGTATCTTTCGACCAATACGGCGATCATCACCGGCGTTTCCGGCTTCCTGAATATCCATCCGGCAGCCACTAAATGGCTGGAAATCGATAATGGTTTCACTTATATTTATTCTCATATTCCCAACGAGACAGATTCAACCAGGCATCTGCCTTATATCCCGGCACCGCATTTAAACTCAGAAGTTAAATTCAGGTTTAATGACGGGCATAATTCAATTTTTAAAGGCACTTATGTCAAATTTGGCTTACAGCATGACTGGGCGCAGAACAATGTATACAGCGCATTTTATACCGAACTGCCTTCTGCGCAGTACACCATTTTTAATGCAGGCGTCGGCACCAATTTGGTTAACCCTAAAACCGGGAGAACCATTTGCTCGGTTTATGTGAATTGCACCAACCTGACCAATGTGGCCTACGCTGACCACCTCAACCTGGCGCAATACTTCCTGGCTTATAACGGCACACCGGCTACGGTAACGCAACAAAACCAGGGCATTTACAACATGGGCCGGAATATCAGCTTCAAACTGATTTTTCCCTTTGGCAGTAACAGCCATAAAACCACGACTGAAGAATAG
- a CDS encoding c-type cytochrome, with product MTLLQIHTPVPKDIPLPLPLPEWALVVLLVLSFLLHIIFISLMVGGSIVTLWAEIKGLKEKRFDTFANEIAKTITVNKSIAVVLGIAPLLSIGTLYTMYFYAANALTGFAWIMIIPLVTIAFLLTYLHKYTWYTFKDSKRIHIAIMALSVGIFLFIPLIFLVNVNLMMFPEKWGTIHGFLSALLLPNVIPRYLEFLGSCIAITGIFIVWYNGRKNYPVEEIYEGDFSRTALKKTGYSIALLGLALQIFFGVIVLFSLPSKGISYDVIAVMAGAGMLLAAALYYTYLSLTGAPEKIDLYFRRIAGLMLVYMLFYGSSRQMYRNHALSKHQALMAARTAEFEKLSKEAAEHPVAEQPQLELDPALGNVARGAALFQANCAGCHRRDEKLVGPPMTEMVSIYKGNNKGLEAWIRKPGKKRPDFPQMPTLTQLTDADREELAKYILSIK from the coding sequence ATGACCCTACTACAGATCCATACCCCCGTACCCAAAGACATTCCCTTACCGCTGCCTTTACCTGAATGGGCACTGGTTGTTTTACTGGTACTTTCCTTTTTATTGCACATTATTTTTATCAGCCTGATGGTAGGTGGCAGTATCGTTACACTGTGGGCTGAGATCAAGGGCCTGAAAGAAAAACGCTTTGACACCTTCGCCAATGAAATTGCCAAAACCATTACGGTCAATAAGAGTATCGCGGTGGTGCTGGGCATCGCCCCGCTGCTCAGTATCGGAACCTTATACACCATGTACTTTTATGCCGCCAATGCATTGACCGGATTTGCCTGGATCATGATCATCCCGCTGGTTACCATTGCTTTTTTGCTTACCTACCTGCACAAATATACCTGGTACACCTTTAAAGATAGCAAGCGCATCCACATTGCAATCATGGCCCTTTCCGTTGGTATTTTCCTGTTTATCCCGCTCATCTTCCTGGTCAATGTCAACCTGATGATGTTTCCTGAAAAATGGGGTACCATTCATGGCTTTTTGAGCGCCCTGCTGCTTCCTAATGTGATTCCCCGTTACCTGGAATTTCTGGGCTCTTGTATCGCTATTACCGGTATTTTTATCGTTTGGTATAACGGCAGGAAGAATTATCCTGTTGAGGAAATTTATGAAGGCGATTTTAGCCGCACAGCGCTCAAAAAGACCGGTTATTCCATTGCCTTGCTTGGCTTAGCCCTGCAGATTTTCTTTGGCGTTATCGTATTATTCAGTCTGCCGTCTAAAGGCATCAGCTATGATGTGATCGCGGTAATGGCGGGTGCGGGAATGTTACTGGCGGCGGCACTCTATTATACTTACCTGTCGCTGACCGGGGCACCTGAAAAGATCGATCTGTATTTCAGGCGGATCGCTGGTCTGATGCTGGTTTATATGCTGTTTTATGGCAGCAGCCGCCAAATGTACCGCAACCATGCGTTAAGTAAACACCAGGCGCTCATGGCCGCACGCACAGCCGAATTTGAAAAACTAAGTAAGGAAGCCGCCGAACATCCTGTAGCAGAACAGCCGCAACTTGAACTTGACCCTGCTTTAGGTAATGTGGCAAGAGGGGCTGCTTTATTCCAGGCTAACTGCGCCGGTTGTCACCGTAGGGATGAAAAACTGGTGGGCCCGCCGATGACCGAGATGGTTTCCATTTACAAAGGCAATAATAAAGGGCTGGAAGCATGGATCAGGAAGCCTGGAAAGAAGCGGCCAGACTTTCCGCAAATGCCGACCCTGACGCAATTAACTGATGCAGACCGTGAGGAACTGGCTAAATATATTTTATCCATCAAATAA
- a CDS encoding c-type cytochrome: protein MDFPMFHLDWLNDRFLIAAIAILHVCINHGLAVGFIPYITWLEQKGVANAPKDRVTDPEWDHLIYKKMKVAFIITTTLGAMTGVGIWFSVVLVSPASIGSLIRVFYWAWFVEWLVFCTEVILILIYFLTWKSANKSFKSKIRHIRFGWFLSVFSWITMAIIVSILGFMMDPGNWNSNHSLLNGFSNPIYIPQLMFRTPTAMLLGGVFGMTLTTIFSRNEPELRQRAVRYAGQWILAWTPLVVAGAVFYWNVMPAAMKDNLSTAVGTLEFQSYYDILKYFIIGTASLSVVLAAFAVWKPQRIGFKYVIIPCLLVFGFLGIFERVREFIRKPYVIGGYMYSNLLRKQDYPLYKRDGILKYATYTSVTEVTEENKLEAGKMVFINTCSRCHTTNGINSIVNVFENIYGKGKPLEDKSMESYIPNMHNGRTFMPPYPGNQKELKALVAYIKHLQQTGDHLEGAQTEGVSINPLWDDEHVAASAEKKQAQQQQSKQMSNN from the coding sequence ATGGATTTCCCGATGTTTCATTTGGACTGGCTGAACGACCGGTTCCTGATCGCCGCCATTGCTATTTTGCATGTGTGCATCAATCATGGCCTGGCGGTCGGTTTCATTCCCTACATTACCTGGCTGGAACAAAAGGGCGTAGCCAATGCGCCCAAAGACCGGGTCACAGACCCCGAATGGGATCACCTCATTTACAAAAAGATGAAGGTGGCCTTTATTATCACCACCACACTTGGTGCCATGACTGGTGTAGGCATCTGGTTCTCCGTCGTGCTGGTGAGCCCGGCATCCATCGGAAGTCTGATCCGGGTGTTTTACTGGGCATGGTTTGTAGAATGGCTGGTTTTCTGCACCGAGGTGATTTTGATTCTGATTTATTTTCTGACCTGGAAATCCGCCAATAAATCCTTTAAATCCAAGATCAGGCATATCCGCTTCGGCTGGTTCCTTTCTGTATTTTCCTGGATCACGATGGCAATCATCGTGTCTATCCTGGGTTTTATGATGGATCCGGGGAACTGGAACAGCAACCATTCCTTACTGAACGGTTTTTCCAACCCGATCTATATCCCGCAACTGATGTTCAGAACACCTACGGCCATGCTTTTGGGCGGTGTTTTCGGCATGACGCTCACGACTATTTTTTCCCGGAACGAGCCGGAATTGCGCCAGAGAGCCGTCAGGTACGCCGGGCAATGGATACTGGCATGGACACCGCTGGTTGTGGCTGGTGCCGTTTTCTACTGGAACGTAATGCCGGCGGCTATGAAAGATAACCTGAGTACGGCGGTCGGCACCCTGGAATTTCAAAGCTATTACGATATCCTCAAATATTTCATTATCGGTACCGCCTCGCTGTCTGTTGTTCTGGCTGCCTTCGCCGTCTGGAAACCGCAGCGTATCGGTTTTAAATATGTTATTATTCCATGCCTGCTGGTATTCGGTTTCTTGGGCATATTTGAGCGCGTACGGGAGTTCATCCGCAAGCCCTACGTGATCGGTGGTTACATGTATTCCAACCTGTTACGGAAACAGGATTACCCGCTCTATAAACGGGATGGCATCCTGAAATACGCAACTTATACCAGCGTTACCGAGGTTACCGAAGAGAATAAACTGGAGGCTGGTAAAATGGTATTCATTAACACCTGCAGCCGTTGTCATACCACCAACGGGATCAATTCTATCGTCAATGTGTTTGAAAATATTTACGGCAAAGGCAAGCCGCTGGAAGACAAATCCATGGAAAGCTATATCCCCAATATGCACAACGGGCGAACCTTTATGCCGCCTTATCCGGGTAATCAAAAGGAACTGAAGGCCCTCGTTGCTTACATCAAGCACCTCCAGCAAACCGGTGACCACCTGGAAGGGGCGCAAACGGAAGGCGTAAGCATCAACCCGCTGTGGGACGATGAACACGTGGCGGCATCCGCCGAAAAGAAACAAGCGCAGCAGCAACAAAGCAAACAAATGTCCAACAACTAA
- a CDS encoding helix-turn-helix domain-containing protein yields MQTTDFAVCHMDLFGVNVRHFWAGELSAILEKFPELEFPHKHDFYMLLYVENAEGEVIVDQQRIRLDKAKVIVIRPQCVTSIDINRQAGGKIICFTEAFFSLRYNNNVLYQFSFLQRDAHTFMRLSSLQQERLGVLLRLLDEEYRLQRKEGLKVLRSYVNIILFELERFYNPVGFIKTKNYKYQKLQLFEALIDKHFATHKLPSAYADLLHISANYLNKICKEETGQTAGDLIRKRIVIEAERLLHYTYHAVSEIADQLGFESSSYFVTFFKKNTGLTPEQFRKGDN; encoded by the coding sequence ATGCAGACAACCGATTTTGCTGTTTGCCATATGGACCTGTTCGGTGTTAATGTCAGGCATTTTTGGGCCGGAGAGCTGTCAGCCATACTCGAAAAATTTCCCGAACTGGAATTTCCTCACAAGCATGATTTTTATATGCTGCTCTATGTGGAAAATGCCGAAGGTGAAGTGATCGTCGATCAGCAGCGCATCCGCCTGGATAAGGCCAAAGTCATTGTCATCAGGCCCCAGTGCGTAACCAGTATAGATATTAACCGGCAGGCCGGCGGTAAGATCATTTGTTTTACCGAAGCCTTTTTTTCTTTGCGATACAATAACAATGTGTTGTATCAGTTTTCTTTTTTACAGCGCGATGCGCACACTTTTATGCGGTTAAGTTCCCTACAACAAGAACGCCTTGGCGTACTGCTGCGCCTGTTGGATGAAGAGTACCGCCTTCAGCGCAAGGAAGGCCTCAAGGTATTGCGTTCCTATGTTAATATTATTCTATTCGAGCTGGAACGGTTCTATAATCCGGTCGGGTTTATCAAAACCAAAAATTATAAGTATCAAAAGCTGCAGCTTTTTGAAGCCTTGATTGACAAACATTTTGCAACACATAAGCTGCCCTCTGCCTATGCAGACCTGCTGCATATCAGCGCGAATTACCTGAATAAGATATGTAAAGAAGAAACCGGCCAGACGGCAGGTGACCTGATCCGTAAAAGGATCGTGATCGAAGCGGAACGCCTGTTGCACTACACGTACCATGCCGTCAGCGAGATTGCTGATCAGCTGGGTTTTGAGAGCAGCTCCTATTTTGTTACCTTTTTTAAAAAGAATACCGGTTTAACACCGGAACAATTCCGGAAAGGAGATAATTAA
- a CDS encoding SCO family protein, which yields MKPKKSKRKSERKLLIAAGAFLLIAVIVIIWVSGGAKPDKLPLLGDPVYKKVNTAKGVKTDTIYPVIPPFSFVDQSNRPVGNQTYKDHIYIADFFFTSCPTICPVMSRNLKKVYDQYANAPGLMFLSYSIDPKYDTPEVLSRYADKLGVNASRWHFVTGNKDAIYTLAEKGYYSPARKDDGANGGYVHSGGLFLVDRNGHMRGVYDGTSDEEVAQLLRDVKTLMTEK from the coding sequence ATGAAACCGAAAAAAAGCAAAAGGAAAAGCGAAAGGAAACTGCTGATCGCAGCAGGGGCATTCCTTTTAATCGCCGTGATCGTTATCATATGGGTGAGCGGTGGTGCAAAACCTGATAAATTGCCTTTGCTGGGCGATCCGGTGTATAAAAAAGTGAATACAGCAAAGGGTGTGAAGACAGATACCATTTACCCGGTTATTCCGCCCTTTTCTTTTGTCGATCAGAGTAACCGGCCTGTCGGCAATCAAACATATAAAGACCATATCTACATCGCCGACTTTTTCTTCACTTCCTGCCCGACGATTTGCCCGGTGATGAGCCGTAACCTTAAAAAAGTTTATGATCAATATGCCAACGCCCCCGGGCTGATGTTTCTGTCCTATAGCATTGATCCGAAATACGATACCCCCGAGGTGTTGAGCCGGTATGCAGATAAACTGGGTGTCAATGCATCAAGATGGCATTTTGTGACAGGTAACAAGGATGCCATCTATACATTGGCAGAGAAGGGCTATTATTCGCCCGCCCGTAAGGACGATGGCGCAAATGGTGGCTATGTCCACAGCGGCGGCCTTTTCCTTGTTGACCGGAACGGCCACATGCGCGGCGTATATGACGGCACCAGCGACGAAGAGGTTGCCCAGCTGCTCCGCGATGTCAAAACCCTGATGACTGAAAAATAA
- a CDS encoding SCO family protein encodes MKKQYAYLLAALVLVACRPSQKQLPILGSRHLIQKTVGGKVITDTVYQTIPAFRFLNQDSTMIDNHTFDGKIYVADFFFTSCPTICPVMHRNLLKVYDKYKGNREVMLLSHSIDFKYDVPHVLKSYAVKLGITGTQWEFVHGSKEAIYTLAEKSYLVSVAEAAGQNGGYVHQGYLVLVDKEKRIRGAYDGTDEKQVVRLMEDMDLLLASYTR; translated from the coding sequence ATGAAAAAACAATATGCTTACCTACTCGCCGCTTTAGTTTTGGTAGCCTGCCGTCCTTCGCAAAAGCAACTTCCGATTTTAGGCAGTCGGCATCTTATACAAAAAACCGTTGGTGGTAAAGTCATTACCGATACGGTCTACCAGACTATTCCGGCCTTCCGGTTCCTGAATCAGGACAGCACTATGATCGATAACCATACTTTTGATGGTAAGATCTACGTGGCTGACTTTTTCTTTACTTCCTGCCCGACGATCTGCCCGGTAATGCACCGAAACCTGCTGAAGGTTTACGATAAATATAAAGGTAACAGGGAGGTGATGCTGTTATCCCATAGTATCGATTTTAAGTATGATGTGCCGCATGTATTAAAAAGCTATGCGGTTAAACTGGGAATTACCGGCACGCAATGGGAATTTGTGCATGGTAGTAAGGAAGCGATTTACACTTTGGCGGAAAAGAGCTACCTTGTATCCGTTGCCGAAGCTGCCGGACAAAACGGCGGTTATGTGCATCAGGGCTATCTGGTATTGGTTGACAAGGAGAAACGTATTCGTGGTGCTTATGACGGAACTGATGAAAAACAGGTTGTCCGGTTGATGGAAGATATGGATTTGCTTTTGGCATCTTACACACGCTAA
- a CDS encoding transporter family protein, which translates to MKKYIILLFFSAITFPALACDICGCGVGSYYLGILPEYQKRFIGIRYQHKTLTTHLGPFGERTPITSDETYQSMEVWGGWNIGKKFRVLAFLPYNFNDRVAQTGNGSKTGLGDVALMGYYNLFSHRSVISDKLLVQSLWVGAGIKLPTGKYEPGERLRVSESPNNFQLGTASTDFTLNAAYDVRLMDFGINVNANYKINTNNKYDYRYGNKLTANALAYYKIRIFNKVTVAPNAGVLYETSQQDVERNKYAVDVSGGHVVSLVGGLEANFSRFSAGANYQDIASQQLANNRVKAGNRLMVHFAVAF; encoded by the coding sequence ATGAAAAAATACATTATCCTTCTTTTCTTTTCGGCCATCACCTTCCCGGCGCTGGCTTGCGATATTTGCGGATGCGGCGTAGGCAGTTATTACCTCGGTATCCTGCCCGAGTACCAGAAACGTTTTATCGGCATACGGTACCAGCATAAAACGCTGACGACTCACCTCGGCCCGTTCGGAGAACGCACGCCGATCACTTCTGACGAAACTTACCAGAGCATGGAGGTTTGGGGCGGCTGGAATATCGGGAAAAAGTTCCGGGTGCTGGCTTTTTTACCTTATAATTTCAACGACCGGGTAGCACAGACGGGGAACGGCTCCAAAACCGGTTTGGGTGATGTTGCGTTGATGGGTTATTACAACCTGTTCAGCCACCGCTCCGTGATCAGCGACAAACTGCTGGTACAGTCGCTTTGGGTGGGTGCCGGAATCAAATTGCCTACCGGCAAATACGAACCCGGTGAACGCTTGCGCGTATCTGAATCGCCCAATAACTTTCAGCTGGGTACGGCCAGTACCGATTTTACGCTGAACGCGGCTTATGATGTACGGTTAATGGATTTTGGCATCAATGTGAACGCCAACTATAAGATCAATACCAATAACAAATATGATTATCGCTACGGCAACAAGTTGACGGCAAATGCGCTGGCCTACTACAAGATCCGGATTTTTAACAAGGTAACGGTAGCGCCTAATGCAGGGGTGCTTTACGAAACCTCGCAACAGGATGTGGAGCGTAACAAGTATGCTGTAGATGTTTCAGGTGGCCATGTGGTATCGCTCGTCGGCGGCCTGGAAGCAAACTTCAGCCGCTTTTCAGCGGGTGCCAACTACCAGGACATTGCTTCCCAGCAACTGGCCAATAACCGCGTTAAAGCAGGTAACCGCCTGATGGTGCATTTCGCGGTAGCCTTTTAA